One Faecalicatena sp. Marseille-Q4148 DNA window includes the following coding sequences:
- a CDS encoding site-specific integrase, giving the protein MPTYYDQKAHTWFCKFYYTDAQGMRRQKKKRGFKRQRDAKAWERSYLSSTFSSNEMTFQQLTDLYLSDMEKRLRQTTMNTKQYIFRDKILPYFAKQTLSSITSAQIRSWQNELLTLQKNDGTGYSSTYLKTIQNQLSAVFNYAVRYYHLSENPCLRAGSLGKSSAEEMHFWTYQEFNSFLAVIDKERFRLAFLLLYHTGIRIGELLALTPGDFHFQNKQLYICKSLQRLHGETLITSPKTPKSIRFIALPSFLLLRIQEYIENSHISEQDFIFPFTKSLLGKRLKQYADLSGVPKIRLHDLRHPYVKPTTKKFITFFEAFRAAI; this is encoded by the coding sequence ATGCCAACTTATTATGACCAAAAAGCTCACACTTGGTTCTGCAAATTTTATTACACGGATGCACAGGGAATGCGCCGTCAGAAAAAGAAACGTGGGTTCAAACGCCAGCGGGATGCAAAAGCATGGGAACGTTCTTATTTATCTTCTACGTTTTCTTCTAATGAAATGACATTCCAGCAACTTACAGATCTTTATCTGTCCGATATGGAGAAGCGCCTGCGCCAGACAACCATGAATACAAAGCAATACATTTTTCGCGATAAGATTCTGCCTTATTTTGCCAAACAAACACTCTCTTCAATTACCTCTGCCCAGATCCGTTCCTGGCAAAATGAACTTCTTACCCTGCAAAAGAACGATGGCACAGGCTATTCATCCACTTATCTAAAAACAATTCAAAATCAATTGTCCGCAGTGTTTAACTATGCTGTCCGCTATTATCATCTCTCTGAAAATCCATGTCTGCGCGCCGGTTCTCTCGGTAAGAGTTCTGCTGAAGAAATGCATTTCTGGACTTATCAGGAATTTAATTCTTTCTTAGCTGTTATCGACAAAGAACGGTTTCGACTTGCCTTTCTTCTTCTATATCATACCGGTATCCGTATAGGAGAACTTCTTGCCCTGACCCCCGGCGATTTTCATTTTCAGAATAAACAACTTTATATCTGTAAATCTCTCCAGCGACTGCACGGCGAAACTCTGATCACTTCTCCCAAAACACCAAAAAGCATTCGTTTCATTGCTCTGCCTTCATTTTTGTTGCTTCGAATTCAAGAATATATTGAGAATTCCCATATTTCCGAGCAAGACTTTATTTTTCCTTTTACCAAATCTCTGCTCGGCAAACGTCTCAAACAGTACGCTGACCTCTCCGGTGTGCCTAAAATCCGGCTTCATGACCTTCGGCACCCGTATGTCAAGCCCACGACAAAAAAATTTATAACTTTTTTTGAGGCTTTCCGGGCAGCCATATAG
- a CDS encoding sigma-70 family RNA polymerase sigma factor, producing the protein MKKINLKDYYPYYIQDTVVEVPDEVADLLREYKLAEASYILRTYRHKAYFSLDYDASVERDALVIVLTPAEILEQKEENARLYQALASLPEKQRNRIYAHFFLGMSKSEIAKAEGTHKSRITRSINAGLRSLEKFLKEIS; encoded by the coding sequence ATGAAGAAAATCAATCTTAAAGATTACTATCCCTATTATATACAGGATACTGTTGTTGAAGTGCCTGACGAAGTGGCGGATCTGCTTCGGGAATACAAACTGGCGGAGGCTTCCTATATTCTGCGTACATACCGGCATAAGGCATATTTTTCTCTGGACTACGATGCCAGTGTGGAACGTGATGCGCTGGTGATCGTCCTGACGCCGGCTGAAATTCTGGAACAAAAAGAGGAAAATGCCCGGCTATATCAGGCGCTTGCCTCTCTGCCTGAAAAACAGCGGAACCGGATTTACGCACACTTTTTTCTCGGTATGAGCAAGTCGGAAATTGCAAAAGCGGAAGGCACTCATAAGAGCAGAATCACCCGCTCTATCAATGCCGGTCTGCGGAGTCTGGAAAAATTTCTGAAAGAAATATCCTGA
- a CDS encoding Hpt domain-containing protein encodes MTLQELYEKLGGNYEGILERFGKEERIQRFVLLFLKDDSYDLFLSEFEKQNISEAFRAIHTLKGVCMNLGFEALFAPVNEITEALRREDLQKGEEWKESLVSEYKRHIELIRKYERECHGC; translated from the coding sequence ATGACATTGCAGGAGTTATATGAGAAACTAGGCGGAAACTATGAGGGGATTTTGGAACGATTTGGAAAAGAAGAGCGAATTCAGCGTTTTGTTCTTTTATTCTTAAAAGATGACAGCTATGATTTATTCCTTAGTGAATTTGAAAAGCAGAATATTTCAGAAGCTTTTCGGGCAATTCATACACTCAAAGGCGTCTGTATGAATCTGGGATTTGAAGCGCTCTTTGCTCCGGTAAACGAGATAACGGAAGCGCTGCGGCGGGAAGATCTTCAGAAAGGAGAAGAATGGAAAGAATCGCTTGTCAGCGAGTATAAACGTCACATAGAACTGATTCGTAAGTATGAGAGGGAATGTCATGGATGTTAA
- a CDS encoding recombinase family protein, which yields MQVYKAIKYIRLSYTDDKTTESDSVANQRRLIDDYIARHPEIEVVAEKIDDGYSGVLFDRPAFQEMMRMIEQGEANCVIVKDLSRLGREYIETGRYMRRVFPAYGVRFIAINDNVDTENDAADDLTVSVKNIMNEAYCRDISVKTRSALEVKRRSGDFVGAFTIYGYIKVGDKHKSLEVDEYAANVVRDIFRKRLEGFSASHIADELNWMGVLSPLAYKRNNGMPHAKGGYTDRKDCKWSATTIIRILQDETYTGTLVQGKQTTPHFKLKEREDKPSSEWIRVEGAHEAIIQKHDFDLVQRLRRIDTRTSPKSDKVYLFSGILICGCCGCRMTRKTNRYKDKEYHYYYCPTGKKNGCTSSVMVKESDLIECVQDSLKGHIENVASLDALLSSISQERINRELAQEYAAQIRVNEKRVAQTEGFKAKLYENLVSGILTKEEFLSYKRKYNADIELLQKAIAEWNEKLTDVLENRSERNRWINHFMQFSTMEDIDRRAVMQLIRSIRVMGKDELHIEFNYQDEYQKAVSLAEQIAAHNEERKVG from the coding sequence ATGCAGGTTTACAAAGCAATCAAGTACATCCGTCTTTCTTATACCGATGACAAGACGACGGAAAGCGACAGCGTCGCCAACCAGCGGCGGCTGATCGATGATTACATTGCCCGGCACCCGGAGATTGAGGTCGTGGCAGAAAAGATTGACGACGGTTACAGCGGTGTCCTTTTTGACCGCCCGGCATTTCAGGAAATGATGCGTATGATTGAACAGGGCGAGGCCAACTGTGTAATTGTCAAGGATCTCTCCCGCCTGGGACGTGAATACATAGAGACCGGCCGCTATATGCGCCGGGTATTTCCGGCCTACGGTGTGCGCTTTATCGCCATCAACGATAACGTGGACACGGAAAACGATGCTGCCGATGACCTCACGGTTTCCGTGAAAAACATTATGAACGAGGCTTACTGCCGGGATATTTCCGTCAAGACCCGGAGCGCCCTGGAAGTGAAACGGCGCAGCGGCGATTTTGTAGGAGCCTTTACGATTTACGGCTATATAAAAGTCGGTGATAAGCATAAGAGCCTGGAAGTTGACGAATATGCCGCCAATGTGGTGCGGGATATTTTCAGAAAGCGTCTGGAGGGGTTCAGCGCTTCCCATATCGCAGACGAGCTGAACTGGATGGGCGTACTCTCCCCGCTGGCATATAAGCGGAACAATGGGATGCCACATGCAAAAGGCGGCTATACGGATCGCAAGGACTGTAAATGGTCCGCTACTACTATTATCCGTATCTTGCAGGATGAAACCTATACCGGAACGCTGGTTCAGGGAAAGCAGACCACGCCTCACTTCAAACTGAAAGAGCGTGAGGATAAGCCTTCCTCTGAATGGATCCGGGTAGAGGGCGCCCATGAAGCCATCATACAGAAGCATGATTTTGACCTGGTGCAGCGGCTCCGCAGGATTGACACCCGGACCTCCCCGAAGTCAGACAAAGTATATCTGTTCTCCGGCATTTTAATCTGTGGCTGCTGCGGCTGCCGCATGACCCGCAAGACCAACCGCTATAAGGATAAGGAATACCATTATTACTATTGCCCGACCGGGAAAAAGAACGGCTGCACATCCTCTGTCATGGTAAAGGAATCTGACCTGATCGAGTGCGTGCAGGACAGCTTAAAAGGCCATATTGAGAATGTCGCCTCCCTGGATGCTCTGCTGTCCAGTATCAGCCAGGAACGTATCAACCGGGAGCTGGCCCAGGAATACGCCGCGCAGATCAGGGTAAATGAAAAACGTGTGGCACAGACGGAAGGCTTCAAAGCCAAGCTCTATGAAAACCTGGTGAGCGGGATCCTTACCAAAGAAGAATTTCTTTCTTATAAGCGGAAATACAATGCGGATATTGAGCTGCTGCAGAAAGCAATCGCCGAGTGGAACGAAAAGCTGACGGACGTACTGGAGAACCGCAGCGAGCGGAACCGCTGGATCAACCATTTCATGCAATTCTCCACAATGGAGGATATTGACCGCAGGGCGGTCATGCAGCTTATCCGCAGCATACGGGTCATGGGCAAGGACGAGCTGCACATTGAATTTAACTATCAGGACGAATACCAGAAAGCGGTTTCCCTGGCGGAACAGATTGCCGCGCATAATGAAGAAAGGAAGGTGGGCTAA
- a CDS encoding recombinase family protein, with translation MARKSRKQAVVSMPAPSLYVHVALYIRLSVEDNKKRGCSVENQKLVLNDFLADKPDFVVYDTYIDNGATGTNFHRPGFQQMLSDIEAGHIDCVIVKDLSRLGRNSIDTGYYIEQYFYSHNVRFIAVTDQFDTADPGNLHGGIMLPLKNMINEAYALDIGRKIKAQARQAMKDGDYIGGRAPYGYRKDPDNCHKLLVDETAAPVVKQIFEWAHDRVSLNRIVLNLNEMGIPAPSHYKKSTGEITSPGLIGSGKWQTRTVMKILESEVYTGDLVQGKTKIVDHQQVKAGEDNLIVAKGTHEPIISRELFTAVQEYRKQVCEESRAVSKQPYTPNIFKGKVFCADCGRSLHRQREKRKKGPDVYHFHCLTNSRVQQKGCKGVRMPETELIATVTSILEKELAVALGMSLPLFQLEARQKQEKDKLKAQMSTQRQEIEKKRLLIQGLYENFVQGILTGEEYFELKTGYEQSIHELSGGIEALEKSMDVLDSQLIRYREMEKDAKSLAQDHVLTAELIERLIERIEIDHERNIHVMFRFKNEFQGKAVEPCTKNM, from the coding sequence ATGGCAAGAAAGAGCAGGAAACAGGCGGTGGTTTCCATGCCGGCCCCGTCCTTATATGTGCATGTGGCGCTGTATATCCGTCTTTCTGTGGAAGATAACAAGAAACGCGGCTGTTCCGTGGAGAACCAGAAGCTGGTGCTGAATGACTTCCTGGCGGACAAGCCGGATTTCGTTGTCTACGATACCTATATCGACAACGGGGCGACAGGCACGAATTTCCACCGCCCCGGTTTCCAGCAGATGCTTTCGGATATTGAGGCAGGTCATATTGACTGTGTGATCGTCAAGGATCTCTCCCGGTTAGGGCGTAATTCCATTGACACCGGCTACTACATTGAACAGTATTTTTATTCCCACAATGTCCGTTTTATCGCGGTGACGGACCAGTTTGATACGGCAGACCCCGGCAATCTCCACGGCGGCATTATGCTCCCGCTGAAGAATATGATAAACGAGGCATACGCTTTGGATATTGGCCGGAAGATCAAAGCCCAGGCACGGCAGGCCATGAAAGACGGCGATTACATCGGCGGGCGGGCGCCCTACGGCTACCGGAAAGACCCGGATAACTGCCATAAGCTACTGGTTGATGAAACTGCTGCCCCTGTGGTGAAGCAGATTTTTGAATGGGCACATGACAGGGTTTCGCTGAATCGGATTGTCCTTAACTTAAACGAGATGGGGATTCCGGCGCCTAGCCATTACAAAAAATCCACCGGTGAGATTACCAGCCCCGGCCTAATCGGGAGCGGTAAATGGCAGACCCGCACAGTGATGAAGATTCTGGAAAGCGAAGTCTATACCGGTGATTTAGTGCAGGGCAAGACAAAGATTGTAGACCACCAGCAGGTTAAAGCCGGCGAGGACAACCTGATTGTTGCGAAAGGCACCCATGAACCAATCATTAGCCGGGAACTTTTTACAGCGGTGCAGGAATACCGGAAACAGGTATGTGAGGAAAGCCGGGCGGTTTCCAAACAACCCTATACCCCGAATATTTTCAAAGGAAAGGTATTCTGTGCAGACTGCGGCAGGAGCCTTCACCGGCAGCGGGAGAAACGCAAAAAAGGCCCGGATGTTTACCATTTTCATTGCCTTACCAACAGCCGGGTACAGCAAAAAGGCTGTAAAGGCGTGAGGATGCCGGAAACGGAACTGATCGCTACGGTTACATCTATTCTGGAAAAAGAGCTGGCCGTTGCCCTTGGGATGTCCCTCCCTCTCTTTCAGTTGGAGGCAAGACAGAAACAGGAAAAAGATAAGCTGAAAGCTCAGATGTCAACCCAAAGGCAGGAAATCGAGAAAAAGCGTTTGCTGATCCAAGGACTGTATGAAAATTTTGTACAGGGCATTTTGACAGGCGAGGAATATTTTGAATTAAAAACAGGTTATGAACAATCCATCCATGAGCTGTCCGGTGGGATTGAAGCGCTCGAAAAATCTATGGATGTTCTGGACAGCCAGCTTATACGCTACCGGGAAATGGAAAAAGATGCCAAGTCGCTGGCACAGGACCATGTGCTGACGGCAGAGCTGATTGAACGGCTCATCGAGCGGATCGAGATCGACCATGAGCGGAATATCCATGTAATGTTCCGGTTCAAAAATGAATTTCAGGGAAAGGCGGTGGAACCATGCACAAAAAATATGTGA
- a CDS encoding response regulator transcription factor, whose translation MDISESGRQIGEKLFAVLNADKKKDLTEFVQEYEKICVPCFTSYIRGHNNSQLLTEIQEGNLYVCLEQRLVRVQNQVVDLTAKEFDILALLIQNPKRVFTYEMIIEIVWNEDYSYYSRKAVNNHISNMRKKLKISPDVPDYIKSVTGVGYKFDT comes from the coding sequence CTGGATATATCCGAATCCGGCAGACAGATAGGTGAGAAGTTATTTGCAGTTCTTAACGCTGATAAGAAAAAAGATTTGACAGAGTTTGTCCAAGAGTATGAGAAAATCTGCGTACCATGTTTCACTTCATATATCCGAGGGCACAATAACAGCCAACTGCTAACTGAGATTCAGGAGGGCAATCTGTATGTATGCCTGGAGCAAAGACTTGTACGGGTTCAAAATCAGGTTGTCGATCTGACGGCTAAAGAATTTGATATACTGGCATTGCTGATCCAAAATCCCAAGCGGGTATTCACCTATGAGATGATTATTGAGATTGTGTGGAATGAGGATTATTCCTACTACTCACGAAAAGCTGTCAACAACCACATCAGTAATATGCGGAAAAAGTTGAAAATCTCGCCGGATGTGCCGGATTACATTAAAAGTGTGACTGGCGTAGGATATAAATTTGATACTTAA
- a CDS encoding diguanylate cyclase: protein MSNRKKSNKILIVDDSAINRAILADMLEERYEILEAENGVEAVELLHNYGTKISLVLLDVVMPKMDGFEVLAMMNRYHWIEEIPVIMISAENSHSVVERAYELGAADYISRPFDEVIVCRRVVNTMMLYSKQKRLISMIADQMYESEKNSTLMISILSHIVEFRNGESGLHVLHIGTVTEMLLKRLREKTDKYNLSPERISLISKAAAFHDIGKISISEEILNKPGRLTEEEFEIMKTHSLIGANMLEDLPLHKEEPLVEVAYEICRWHHERYDGRGYPDGLKGEEIPISAQAVSIADAYDALTSERVYKKAFSHEKSLQMILNGECGCFHPLLLECLSDISDRIQEELTLRSFGQESRKEIRTITEQLLSQKEITASNRTLNLLEEERIKFQFFSSLSSEIQFEYTNIPSMLTLSEWGAKQLKLPQVMLNPMEQEQLLRMIRKEDLSCLEQLLKAADEEHPVVEFECDLFIEGIHRRKRLICRTMWGNAGKSTYEGVIGKVLDSGGGAEELNRLQQLVMLDPLTGLYNRAYARKKVESCLQKHPEEEFAMMIFDLDYFKNVNRQRGHSFGNRLLKYMAELLRSNVEEGALIARIGGDEFLVFQRCHSKQEDTVEKIFESLTGEYDGVHISVSMGIAETPFVDRSYDMLYRCADRALYEAKCQGPGNSSNFKMSMQTDLVPTAISEIEETVKDNFV from the coding sequence ATGTCTAACAGGAAAAAGAGTAATAAAATTCTAATTGTAGATGATTCTGCGATTAACAGAGCCATTCTTGCGGATATGCTGGAAGAACGATATGAGATCCTGGAAGCGGAAAATGGAGTAGAGGCAGTGGAACTGCTCCACAACTATGGAACGAAGATTTCACTTGTTTTACTGGATGTTGTTATGCCGAAGATGGATGGATTTGAAGTGCTGGCAATGATGAATCGCTATCACTGGATAGAAGAGATCCCGGTGATTATGATTTCAGCAGAAAACTCCCACTCTGTTGTGGAACGGGCATATGAACTCGGTGCAGCTGATTATATCAGCAGACCATTTGATGAAGTAATTGTCTGCCGCAGGGTAGTCAATACAATGATGCTGTATTCCAAACAAAAACGACTGATTTCTATGATCGCAGATCAGATGTATGAGAGTGAGAAAAACAGTACATTGATGATTTCGATTTTAAGTCACATTGTGGAATTCCGGAATGGTGAGAGCGGTCTTCACGTGTTGCATATCGGGACAGTAACGGAGATGCTTTTGAAGCGCCTGCGGGAAAAGACAGATAAATATAATCTGAGTCCGGAAAGAATCTCGCTGATCAGTAAGGCGGCAGCTTTCCATGATATTGGAAAGATTTCGATTTCAGAAGAAATTCTGAACAAACCAGGCAGGCTGACAGAGGAAGAATTTGAGATTATGAAGACACATTCGCTGATTGGAGCAAATATGCTGGAGGACCTTCCACTTCACAAAGAAGAACCGTTGGTGGAAGTGGCTTACGAGATTTGCAGGTGGCATCATGAGCGTTATGACGGCAGAGGGTATCCGGACGGACTGAAAGGAGAGGAAATACCAATTTCGGCTCAGGCAGTTTCGATTGCGGACGCCTATGATGCGCTGACGAGTGAACGTGTGTATAAAAAAGCATTTTCACATGAAAAATCACTTCAAATGATTCTAAATGGCGAGTGCGGCTGTTTTCATCCGCTGCTTTTGGAATGTCTGAGTGATATTTCTGATCGGATTCAGGAAGAGTTAACGCTGCGTTCCTTTGGACAGGAGAGCAGAAAGGAAATCCGGACGATCACAGAACAGCTGTTGTCACAGAAAGAAATTACAGCATCTAACCGTACACTGAACCTTTTGGAAGAAGAGCGGATTAAGTTTCAGTTCTTTTCTTCGTTATCATCAGAGATTCAGTTTGAGTATACAAATATCCCATCAATGCTGACATTGTCAGAATGGGGAGCCAAACAGTTAAAATTACCGCAGGTAATGCTGAATCCAATGGAACAGGAGCAGCTTTTACGAATGATACGAAAAGAGGATTTGAGCTGTCTGGAACAGCTGTTAAAAGCAGCAGATGAGGAACATCCGGTTGTAGAATTTGAGTGTGATCTGTTTATCGAAGGGATACACAGGCGAAAACGATTGATCTGCAGAACGATGTGGGGCAATGCAGGAAAATCAACATATGAAGGTGTGATAGGTAAGGTGCTTGATTCCGGAGGCGGTGCAGAAGAATTGAATCGGCTGCAGCAGTTGGTAATGCTGGATCCGTTAACCGGTTTGTACAATCGGGCATATGCAAGGAAAAAAGTAGAAAGCTGCTTGCAGAAGCATCCGGAAGAAGAATTTGCAATGATGATTTTTGACCTGGATTATTTTAAAAATGTAAACAGGCAGAGAGGCCACAGTTTTGGCAATCGGCTGCTCAAGTATATGGCAGAATTGCTCCGAAGCAATGTGGAGGAAGGGGCACTTATCGCCAGAATCGGAGGAGATGAATTCCTCGTATTTCAGCGGTGTCATTCTAAGCAGGAAGATACAGTGGAGAAGATATTTGAGTCGCTCACAGGAGAGTATGACGGAGTACATATTTCAGTGAGCATGGGGATTGCGGAAACACCTTTTGTAGACCGTTCTTATGATATGCTGTATCGCTGTGCAGACCGGGCGCTCTATGAGGCAAAATGCCAGGGGCCGGGAAATTCTTCTAATTTTAAAATGAGTATGCAGACGGATTTGGTTCCGACTGCTATTTCAGAAATTGAGGAGACGGTGAAAGATAATTTCGTATAA
- a CDS encoding MFS transporter, with protein sequence MTQNNNSWKRNYFTLLIGQGVSFISSGILQMAIIFYLVAKTNSAIILTIATLIGFLPQACLGPFAGVFVDRHSRKGVMIGADLMIAAAGGLLALAALYTELPVWAIMVVLFIRSTGTAFHSPAFSATTPMIVPKDELTKCAGYAQTIQAVSSIISPAAAAFLYAVWPLNAIIMLDIVGAILACVTVAISAIPTPDVCTEQKSQQFMQDIKEGYMVLKRNRGLFALLWIGVIYMFFYMPISSLYPLISMSYFGGTPAHASAAEIAFAVGMLLGGIILSIWGGFKRRTHTICFSVLLMGISITVSGLLPSGAFLIFIVCCTAMGIAAPFYGVQNAIFQETIKPEYLGRVFSLLTSAASFAMPLGLLISGPLAEKFGVEKWFVICGVGIIIVALTAFLLPSLRKIDDTK encoded by the coding sequence ATGACTCAAAACAACAATTCATGGAAGAGAAATTATTTTACACTTCTCATTGGACAGGGTGTATCTTTTATCAGTAGCGGCATCCTGCAAATGGCTATTATCTTTTATTTGGTTGCGAAAACGAATTCCGCAATTATATTGACGATTGCAACTTTAATCGGCTTTTTACCACAGGCCTGTTTAGGGCCGTTTGCGGGGGTTTTCGTTGACCGTCACAGCCGTAAAGGTGTAATGATTGGAGCGGATTTGATGATTGCCGCCGCAGGTGGACTTTTGGCTTTGGCCGCACTATACACGGAATTGCCTGTATGGGCAATTATGGTCGTGCTGTTTATTCGCAGTACGGGAACCGCATTCCATTCTCCTGCATTTAGTGCGACAACGCCTATGATTGTACCGAAAGATGAGCTGACAAAATGTGCTGGTTACGCACAGACAATACAAGCGGTAAGCTCTATCATCAGTCCAGCCGCCGCCGCATTTTTATATGCCGTCTGGCCGCTTAACGCAATTATTATGTTGGATATTGTGGGGGCAATCCTGGCTTGCGTGACGGTCGCGATCTCTGCCATCCCAACTCCCGATGTATGCACAGAACAGAAAAGTCAGCAGTTTATGCAGGATATAAAAGAAGGCTACATGGTGTTAAAGCGAAACAGAGGGCTTTTTGCCTTGTTGTGGATTGGCGTAATTTATATGTTTTTCTATATGCCGATTAGTTCACTTTATCCACTTATCAGTATGTCCTATTTTGGAGGAACACCAGCCCATGCTTCTGCCGCAGAAATTGCTTTTGCTGTTGGTATGCTGTTGGGCGGTATCATCTTGAGCATTTGGGGCGGCTTCAAGAGGCGCACGCACACCATCTGCTTTTCCGTCCTTCTTATGGGCATTAGCATTACCGTCTCTGGCCTCTTACCGTCAGGTGCATTTCTCATATTTATCGTATGTTGTACGGCTATGGGAATTGCTGCTCCGTTTTACGGTGTACAAAATGCAATTTTTCAAGAAACTATCAAGCCTGAATATTTGGGGAGAGTTTTTTCGTTGCTAACAAGTGCCGCATCTTTTGCTATGCCGTTGGGTCTTCTCATTTCCGGACCTTTGGCCGAGAAGTTTGGAGTTGAGAAATGGTTTGTGATTTGTGGAGTAGGTATCATAATAGTTGCCCTCACTGCATTTTTGCTACCCAGTTTGCGGAAAATTGATGATACGAAATAA
- a CDS encoding recombinase family protein has translation MHKKYVIALYIRLSVEDFKTESLSIPNQKLILREKAMSLPEWDNGEVLEFVDNGHTGTNFERPAVQELLTMVQAGKIDCIIVKDLSRFGRNSIETGYFIERVFPLYHTRFISVSDDFDTANFKGDTGGIDVAFKYLISECYSRDMSMKTKSAKYAKMRRGEYQSVICPYGYRKSADGRMEPDEDAAGIVRQIFEWAADGNTAAEITRKLYAMNIPTPGEYRKSKGKDHYNVSRTHGVWSSSTVLRMLEDQRYIGTYVIGKRKVREIGSRRVQLKDESEWFKIPDHHPAIVSMELFEKANASIRRFSLPNKKRRDYLLRGKVFCGCCDHAMSLRNGAWFYCRHSEVAKELPCYGVKVKMSELEQVVFDTTRAQMGPALGIDSSKDKLDLQTIQQAEHEEKLHSIQDSKRQLYEQYALGEIDLETYQERKAVYDAELVQAKNVHAAITAQTKQIQSDYEAKLKQREIVREVGSADTLTQALIDRLISKVYIFPGNRIEIEYVTQDFLGIDESGKEA, from the coding sequence ATGCACAAAAAATATGTGATCGCCCTTTATATCCGTCTGTCCGTGGAGGACTTTAAGACTGAAAGTTTGAGTATTCCCAACCAAAAACTGATCCTCCGGGAAAAGGCCATGTCGCTGCCGGAATGGGATAACGGCGAAGTGCTGGAATTTGTTGATAACGGCCATACAGGTACGAATTTTGAGCGCCCTGCGGTACAGGAACTTTTGACGATGGTCCAGGCCGGGAAGATTGACTGCATTATCGTAAAAGACCTCTCCCGGTTTGGCCGTAACAGCATTGAAACCGGATATTTCATTGAGCGGGTATTTCCCCTCTACCACACCCGGTTTATCTCTGTCAGTGATGATTTTGACACCGCCAATTTCAAAGGCGATACCGGCGGGATTGACGTTGCCTTTAAGTACCTTATCAGCGAATGTTACAGCCGGGATATGTCCATGAAAACGAAAAGCGCCAAATATGCGAAAATGCGCCGGGGAGAATATCAGAGTGTTATCTGTCCTTATGGCTACCGCAAGAGCGCAGACGGGCGTATGGAGCCGGACGAGGACGCTGCAGGGATTGTCCGGCAGATATTTGAATGGGCGGCTGACGGAAATACAGCCGCCGAGATTACAAGAAAACTGTATGCCATGAACATCCCTACGCCTGGAGAATACCGGAAAAGTAAAGGCAAGGATCACTATAATGTTTCCCGGACGCATGGCGTCTGGAGCAGCTCAACAGTCCTTCGGATGCTGGAGGATCAGCGGTATATCGGTACCTATGTAATCGGGAAACGCAAGGTCAGGGAAATCGGCAGCCGGCGTGTCCAGCTAAAAGATGAAAGCGAGTGGTTCAAAATCCCAGACCACCACCCGGCAATCGTAAGCATGGAGCTGTTTGAGAAAGCCAATGCTTCGATCAGGCGTTTTTCCCTTCCGAATAAAAAGCGGCGTGACTACCTTCTCCGCGGGAAAGTATTCTGCGGCTGCTGCGACCATGCCATGTCACTTAGAAACGGGGCATGGTTTTACTGCCGTCATTCCGAGGTAGCAAAAGAACTTCCCTGTTATGGCGTAAAGGTCAAAATGTCGGAGTTGGAGCAGGTGGTCTTTGATACGACCCGTGCACAGATGGGGCCGGCATTGGGGATTGACAGCAGCAAGGACAAGCTGGATTTGCAGACGATCCAGCAGGCCGAGCATGAAGAAAAGCTGCACTCTATCCAGGACAGCAAACGGCAGCTTTATGAACAGTATGCGCTTGGAGAGATTGACCTGGAAACCTATCAGGAGCGCAAGGCGGTATATGATGCGGAGCTGGTGCAGGCAAAAAATGTCCATGCTGCTATTACCGCACAGACCAAACAGATACAGAGTGATTATGAGGCAAAGCTGAAACAGCGGGAAATTGTCCGGGAAGTAGGCAGCGCCGACACCCTGACACAAGCCCTGATTGACAGGCTTATTAGTAAGGTTTATATTTTTCCGGGGAATCGGATTGAGATTGAATATGTGACGCAGGATTTCTTGGGAATAGACGAATCGGGAAAGGAGGCATGA